A single genomic interval of Alistipes provencensis harbors:
- the pyrE gene encoding orotate phosphoribosyltransferase, translated as MEKSIAKDLLSIGAVFLRPEQPFTWASGIKSPIYCDNRLTLTAPVVRGHVEAGLAEIVRTKFPEAEVLMGTSTAGIAHAAITATILDLPMGYVRSGSKDHGRGNQIEGKLEKGQKVVVIEDLISTGGSCIEVVNALREAGAEVLGVASIFTYGMKKGLDRMKEANVTNYSLSNLDALVEVAAEEGYIKPEDKARLIAFRNNPSDESWMK; from the coding sequence ATGGAGAAATCAATTGCTAAGGATTTGCTGTCGATCGGCGCGGTGTTCCTGCGCCCCGAACAGCCTTTTACATGGGCGAGCGGTATCAAAAGCCCGATTTATTGCGATAACCGGCTGACGCTCACGGCTCCCGTCGTCCGCGGCCACGTCGAGGCGGGTTTGGCCGAGATCGTCCGCACGAAATTCCCCGAAGCCGAGGTGCTGATGGGCACCTCGACGGCCGGCATCGCCCATGCGGCCATCACGGCCACGATCCTCGACCTGCCGATGGGTTATGTGCGCTCGGGTTCGAAGGACCACGGCCGCGGCAACCAGATCGAAGGCAAGCTGGAAAAGGGCCAGAAGGTCGTCGTGATCGAGGACCTCATCTCGACGGGCGGTTCGTGCATCGAGGTGGTGAATGCCCTGCGCGAAGCGGGCGCCGAGGTGCTGGGTGTGGCTTCGATCTTCACCTACGGGATGAAGAAGGGCCTCGACCGCATGAAGGAAGCAAATGTCACGAATTACAGCCTTTCGAACCTCGACGCGCTTGTGGAGGTTGCCGCCGAGGAGGGATATATCAAGCCCGAGGACAAGGCGCGGCTGATTGCATTCCGCAACAATCCGTCGGACGAGAGTTGGATGAAATAA
- the pyrB gene encoding aspartate carbamoyltransferase → MRHLIDPTDLTVRETEQIVALAEDIIANRAKYSESCKGKKLATLFYEPSTRTRLSFTSAMLELGGQVIGFSDANSSSVSKGETVADTVRVIRCFADIIAMRHFKEGAPLVASQYAGVPVINAGDGSHSHPTQTLTDLLTIKREKGRFDNMTIGFCGDLKFGRTVHSLIKALSRYSGIKVILISPEELRLPDYMLHEMSANSKLEFREVRTMEEVMPELDILYMTRVQKERFLDEEEFDRVKNSFVLNPEKLATAKQDMIILHPLPRVNEITRAVDNDPRAAYFRQVENGKFVRMALIYTLLRWADENKPFDRTPVFGEEYLVNELECPNRRCISATEDVDQLFRRADDGACRCAYCEAKAR, encoded by the coding sequence ATGCGACATTTAATTGATCCGACCGACCTCACGGTCCGGGAGACCGAGCAGATCGTGGCGCTGGCGGAGGACATCATCGCCAACCGCGCCAAGTACAGCGAATCGTGCAAGGGCAAGAAGCTGGCCACGCTGTTCTACGAGCCCTCGACCCGCACGCGGCTGAGCTTCACCTCGGCGATGCTCGAACTGGGCGGGCAGGTCATCGGCTTCTCCGACGCCAACTCCTCGTCGGTATCCAAGGGCGAGACGGTGGCAGACACCGTGCGCGTAATCCGCTGCTTCGCAGACATCATCGCCATGCGCCACTTCAAGGAGGGTGCGCCGCTCGTGGCTTCGCAGTATGCGGGCGTCCCGGTCATCAACGCCGGCGACGGCAGCCACTCGCATCCGACGCAGACCCTCACGGACCTGCTGACGATCAAGCGCGAGAAGGGGCGTTTCGACAACATGACCATCGGCTTCTGCGGCGACCTGAAATTCGGCCGCACGGTCCACTCGCTCATCAAGGCCCTGTCGCGCTATTCGGGGATCAAGGTGATCCTCATTTCGCCCGAGGAGCTGCGCCTTCCGGACTACATGCTGCACGAGATGAGCGCCAATTCGAAACTCGAGTTCCGCGAGGTGCGCACGATGGAGGAGGTGATGCCCGAACTGGACATCCTCTACATGACGCGCGTGCAGAAGGAGCGCTTCCTCGACGAGGAGGAGTTCGACCGCGTGAAGAACAGCTTCGTGCTCAACCCCGAGAAGCTCGCCACCGCCAAGCAGGATATGATTATCCTTCACCCGCTGCCGCGCGTCAACGAGATCACGCGGGCGGTGGACAACGACCCCCGTGCGGCTTACTTCCGGCAGGTCGAGAACGGCAAGTTCGTGCGCATGGCGCTGATCTATACGCTGCTGCGCTGGGCCGACGAGAACAAGCCCTTCGACCGGACCCCGGTTTTCGGCGAGGAATACCTCGTCAACGAACTGGAGTGTCCGAACCGCCGCTGCATCTCGGCCACGGAGGATGTCGACCAGCTCTTCCGCCGTGCGGACGACGGGGCGTGCCGCTGCGCCTACTGCGAGGCGAAGGCCCGGTAG
- the purE gene encoding 5-(carboxyamino)imidazole ribonucleotide mutase: protein MKVGVIMGSVSDYEVMSEAVSMLEAFGVDFEKRVVSAHRTPDLLCEYAKTARERGIGVIIAGAGGAAHLPGMVASMTPLPVVGVPVKSRALNGLDSLLSIVQMPAGVPVATTAINGAKNAALIAVSILALQDADLAAKLDAFRAKQTADVLKAEL from the coding sequence ATGAAAGTAGGCGTGATTATGGGCTCTGTGAGCGATTACGAAGTGATGTCCGAGGCGGTTTCGATGCTCGAAGCGTTCGGCGTGGATTTCGAGAAACGGGTGGTCAGCGCTCACCGCACGCCCGACCTGCTGTGCGAATACGCCAAGACGGCCCGCGAACGCGGCATCGGCGTGATTATCGCCGGGGCAGGCGGCGCCGCGCATCTGCCGGGCATGGTGGCTTCGATGACCCCGCTGCCCGTGGTGGGCGTTCCCGTGAAGTCGCGGGCCCTGAACGGACTGGATTCGCTGCTGTCGATCGTGCAGATGCCCGCGGGCGTTCCCGTGGCCACGACGGCCATCAACGGAGCCAAGAACGCCGCGCTGATCGCCGTGTCGATCCTCGCCCTGCAGGATGCCGACTTGGCCGCGAAACTCGACGCTTTCCGCGCCAAACAGACTGCCGACGTACTCAAAGCCGAACTGTAA
- the purK gene encoding 5-(carboxyamino)imidazole ribonucleotide synthase yields the protein MKTIGIIGGGQLGLMIAEQAHVLGVKAVCLDPAPDAPAFRVCDDHIVAAYDDAAALEELCRRSDVVTYEFENVPGEILIPLCEKYNIPQGYKPLYDSQDRLREKTNARDHGLRTPGFAAVDDEASLRAAVKELGLPAVLKTRTLGYDGHGQLVLKTEADIERALPLLAVPCILEEFVRFDSEASIVMVADGERVVSFPVGRNVHRDGILDLCLVPSEADPQVLAQMKAESERFMRDCGYRGILAIEYFIKGDAFYFNEMAPRPHNSGHYTIEGSTTNQFRELVRYLVGEPLEEPRLVAPTVMKNILGQDLEAAEKVAEENRDGVYVHLYGKTESRPKRKMGHITFVGMTPGEYEQEWAARFV from the coding sequence ATGAAGACCATCGGTATCATAGGCGGAGGCCAGTTGGGGCTGATGATCGCCGAGCAGGCGCATGTGCTGGGGGTGAAGGCCGTATGCCTCGACCCGGCGCCGGATGCCCCGGCGTTCCGGGTCTGCGACGACCACATCGTTGCGGCCTACGACGATGCCGCGGCGCTCGAGGAGCTGTGCCGCCGCAGCGACGTGGTGACCTATGAATTCGAGAACGTGCCGGGGGAGATTCTGATCCCGCTGTGCGAAAAATACAACATCCCGCAGGGGTATAAACCCCTCTACGATTCGCAGGACCGCCTGCGCGAGAAGACCAACGCCCGCGACCACGGGCTTCGCACGCCCGGCTTCGCCGCCGTGGACGACGAAGCGTCGCTGCGAGCCGCCGTGAAGGAGCTGGGACTCCCCGCCGTGCTGAAGACCCGCACGCTGGGTTATGACGGTCACGGCCAGTTGGTGCTGAAAACCGAGGCCGACATCGAGCGGGCCCTGCCGCTGCTGGCGGTGCCCTGCATACTGGAGGAGTTCGTGCGTTTCGATTCCGAGGCCAGCATCGTGATGGTCGCCGACGGAGAACGGGTCGTGAGCTTCCCCGTGGGACGCAACGTCCACCGCGACGGGATTTTGGACCTCTGCCTCGTCCCTTCGGAGGCCGATCCGCAGGTGCTGGCGCAGATGAAGGCCGAGAGCGAACGCTTCATGCGCGACTGCGGCTACCGGGGCATCCTGGCCATCGAGTATTTCATCAAGGGCGATGCGTTCTATTTCAACGAGATGGCTCCGCGTCCCCACAACTCGGGACACTACACCATCGAGGGTTCGACCACGAACCAGTTCCGCGAGCTGGTGCGTTATCTGGTCGGGGAACCCCTCGAGGAGCCGCGGCTGGTGGCGCCCACGGTGATGAAAAACATTCTGGGGCAGGATCTCGAAGCGGCCGAAAAGGTGGCTGAGGAGAACCGCGACGGTGTTTACGTCCACCTTTACGGCAAGACGGAGAGCCGTCCCAAGCGCAAGATGGGTCACATCACTTTCGTGGGGATGACGCCCGGGGAGTATGAGCAGGAGTGGGCCGCAAGATTTGTGTAA